From a region of the Calliphora vicina chromosome 4, idCalVici1.1, whole genome shotgun sequence genome:
- the LOC135957249 gene encoding uncharacterized protein LOC135957249 has product MEVTNVKNKNDGMHLIVEICYSLPRLREVMKQSCLADKCDFLQNSEDVEEICKQFNNLLKNNELNLDEITSLFVAAGIIYFVNATPENFEWRSHLLQKTFQYVDTLSPMHLNLATQRIWDAFQTEGMEFVFNILTISHHISLASETGRAIAICLVWKLVCEITETTTDMCSFHEFSELIIMIDELDNETLQEEDNIRIVYVLVQSFGFLINAIVYGKNDDLKKAGYRNYFSYTQRELEKLKKYGEHLTSLLKINILGDNNFELKMTIIEYIKVNIIGILQEKISEMQTA; this is encoded by the exons atggagGTCAcgaatgtaaaaaataaaaatgatggAATGCATTTGATAGTTGAAATCTGCTACAGTTTACCAAGATTACGAGAAGTTATGAAGCAATCCTGCCTGGCTGACAAATGTGATTTTTTGCAGAATTCGGAGGACGTAGAAGAg atttgtaaacaatttaataatctgttaaaaaataatgaattaaatCTTGATGAAATCACCAGTCTGTTTGTGGCGGCtggaataatttattttgtgaatGCTACTCCAGAAAATTTTGAATGGCGTTCTCATCTTTTGCAGAAAACATTTCAATATGTTGACACCCTAAGTCCAATGCAT TTAAATTTGGCCACACAACGAATATGGGATGCATTTCAAACAGAGGGTATGGAATTTGTCTTTAACATTCTAACAATAAGTCATCATATATCGCTAGCCAGTGAAACTGGGAGGGCAATAGCCATTTGTTTGGTATGGAAGTTGGTTTGTGAGATCACGGAAACTACAACAGATATGTGTTCTTTTCATGAGTTTAGTGAATTGATAATTATGATTGATGAATTGGATAATGAGACGTTGCAAGAGGAAGATAATATACGGATTGTCTACGTGTTGGTACAAAGTTTTGGTTTCCTAATTAATGCTATAGTTTATGGTAAAAATGATGATTTAAAAAAGGCAGGCTATCGCAACTACTTTTCCTATACACAACGAGAGTTGGAAAAGTTAAAGAAATATGGTGAACACCTGACAAGTTTATTAAAGATCAACATTTTGGGGGATAATAATTTTGAGCTTAAAATGACA ATCATTGAATATATAAAAGTTAATATTATTGGTATTTTACAAGAGAAGATTTCTGAAATGCAAACGGCTTAA